Proteins encoded in a region of the Burkholderiales bacterium genome:
- a CDS encoding sulfurtransferase TusA family protein — translation MADTLTELDVKGYNCPIPLLRAKKALATMAPGDLLRIRTTDPGAEIDFRVFADASGNELVSLDEADGVLTLVMRKRA, via the coding sequence ATGGCGGACACACTCACCGAGCTCGACGTCAAAGGCTACAACTGTCCCATTCCGCTGCTGCGGGCGAAAAAAGCGCTGGCGACGATGGCGCCGGGCGACCTGCTGCGGATACGGACCACCGATCCCGGCGCCGAGATCGACTTCAGGGTGTTCGCCGACGCGAGCGGCAACGAGCTCGTTTCCCTCGATGAGGCCGACGGCGTGCTGACGCTGGTCATGCGCAAGCGCGCCTAG
- a CDS encoding tripartite tricarboxylate transporter substrate binding protein yields MKSVTSKWIPAFAGMTTVAFAGMTTVAFAGMTTVASAGMTTVAFAGMTIGLAASVASAAQQATDYPSRPVRLVVPFVAGGSTDIVARVIGQKLAAEWGRQVVVDNRAGANGVIGMEIVARAAPDGYTLVLGYIANLGTAQALNPKLPYDPIKDYAPISHIVSAPSIGAVHPGVQAKNLQELLAVARAKPGAISFGTAAVGSMGHLTGELLNRMANVKMQHVPYKGGGQAVTDAVSGQIPLIIIGMTAVTPHAKAGRLRPIFTTGLKRSFAFPEVPTIAEQGFPGFSTDAWYGLLAPARTPRAIVDKVNAAVNRALELPDVRQRMADVGFEIVGGSPGDFAKLIREEIPRWNKVVKEAGIRGE; encoded by the coding sequence ATGAAGTCGGTGACTTCAAAATGGATTCCCGCCTTCGCGGGAATGACGACGGTCGCCTTCGCGGGAATGACGACGGTCGCCTTCGCGGGAATGACGACGGTCGCTTCCGCGGGAATGACGACGGTCGCCTTCGCGGGAATGACGATCGGGCTCGCCGCGTCGGTCGCGAGCGCTGCGCAGCAAGCGACCGATTATCCGTCGCGTCCCGTCCGCCTCGTCGTCCCTTTCGTCGCCGGCGGCAGCACCGACATCGTCGCGCGAGTGATCGGGCAGAAGCTCGCGGCCGAATGGGGCAGGCAGGTCGTGGTCGACAATCGCGCGGGCGCGAACGGCGTCATCGGCATGGAGATCGTCGCGCGCGCGGCGCCCGACGGCTACACGCTGGTGCTCGGCTATATCGCCAACCTCGGCACTGCGCAGGCGCTGAATCCCAAGCTTCCGTACGACCCGATCAAGGACTACGCGCCGATCTCGCACATCGTGAGCGCGCCCAGCATCGGCGCGGTGCATCCGGGCGTTCAGGCGAAGAACCTCCAGGAGCTGCTCGCCGTCGCGCGCGCAAAACCCGGTGCGATCTCGTTCGGCACCGCGGCCGTCGGCAGCATGGGCCATCTCACCGGAGAGCTCCTGAACCGCATGGCGAACGTGAAGATGCAGCACGTGCCTTACAAAGGCGGCGGGCAGGCGGTGACCGACGCGGTGTCGGGGCAGATCCCGCTCATCATCATCGGCATGACCGCGGTGACGCCTCACGCCAAGGCGGGGAGGCTGCGGCCGATCTTCACGACCGGTCTCAAGCGCTCGTTCGCGTTTCCCGAGGTGCCGACGATCGCCGAGCAGGGTTTTCCCGGCTTCTCGACCGACGCGTGGTACGGGCTCCTCGCGCCCGCCCGCACGCCTCGCGCGATCGTCGACAAGGTGAATGCCGCGGTGAATCGCGCGCTCGAGCTTCCCGACGTCAGGCAGCGCATGGCGGACGTCGGCTTCGAGATCGTCGGCGGGAGTCCCGGCGATTTCGCGAAGCTCATCCGCGAAGAGATCCCACGCTGGAACAAGGTGGTGAAAGAGGCGGGAATACGAGGGGAATGA
- a CDS encoding tripartite tricarboxylate transporter substrate-binding protein: protein MIHGRLVVTFIACALPACAAHAQSYPAKPLRMIVASSAGSNPDTVARVLAQGMSQVMGQQVLVDDRAGAGGNIGAEIAAKAPPDGYTIFLSHTNHSINAALYRKLNYDLANDFQPLTLVATSAFVATVHPSLPVKTIRELIALARARPGDINFGHAGTGSGTYFSGEYFNRLADVKLAPVGYAGGGPALTSILSGETSVYFTPLATGLSSIRAGRIRPLGVTALKRVPELPDVPPIAETLPGFEVLSWAGLMVPLRTPKDIAAAVHKAALAALARPEVKKRYDDLGFMVAPGQPEEMAAYIRHESEKYAKLIKAAGIPQQ, encoded by the coding sequence GTGATCCATGGTCGGTTGGTCGTGACGTTCATCGCCTGCGCGCTGCCCGCATGCGCGGCGCACGCGCAGTCCTATCCCGCGAAGCCGCTGCGCATGATCGTCGCGAGCTCCGCGGGCAGCAATCCCGACACCGTCGCGCGCGTGCTCGCGCAGGGCATGTCGCAGGTGATGGGACAGCAGGTCCTCGTCGACGACCGCGCCGGAGCCGGCGGCAACATCGGCGCCGAGATCGCGGCGAAAGCGCCGCCCGACGGCTATACGATCTTTCTCTCGCACACCAACCACAGCATCAACGCGGCGCTGTATCGCAAGCTCAACTACGATCTGGCGAACGATTTCCAGCCGCTGACGCTGGTCGCGACGTCGGCGTTCGTGGCGACGGTGCATCCTTCGCTGCCTGTGAAGACGATTCGCGAGCTCATCGCGCTCGCCAGGGCGCGGCCCGGCGACATCAACTTCGGTCATGCGGGGACCGGCAGCGGCACCTATTTCTCCGGCGAGTATTTCAACCGCCTCGCCGACGTGAAGCTGGCGCCGGTGGGCTACGCGGGCGGCGGCCCGGCGCTGACGTCGATCCTCTCGGGAGAGACGTCGGTGTATTTCACGCCGCTCGCGACCGGGCTTTCGAGCATACGCGCAGGCCGCATACGTCCGCTCGGGGTCACCGCGCTCAAGCGCGTGCCCGAGCTGCCCGACGTGCCGCCGATCGCCGAGACGCTGCCGGGTTTCGAAGTGCTGTCATGGGCGGGCTTGATGGTGCCTTTGAGGACGCCGAAGGACATCGCCGCAGCGGTGCACAAGGCCGCGCTCGCGGCGCTCGCGCGGCCCGAAGTGAAGAAGCGCTACGACGACCTCGGCTTCATGGTCGCGCCCGGGCAGCCGGAGGAGATGGCGGCGTACATCCGCCACGAGAGCGAGAAGTACGCGAAGCTCATCAAGGCAGCGGGGATACCTCAGCAATGA
- a CDS encoding tripartite tricarboxylate transporter substrate-binding protein, with amino-acid sequence MNSRRTFLKLGGAALASTALPAVGATQAWPARPVRVIIPFGAGSTIDILGRVVCEQLSVALGQPFVVDNRGGAGGTIGTAVVAKAEPDGHTILINASAHTVAPAAYAHLPYDPQRDIAAVAMIGVVPNVVVVAPSKGIKTLRQLADAAKKGNMSYASAGVASASHWGAERFRLSAGFTGTHVPFKGGIEALTDVMAGRVDWMSNGVSSAMQFIQQGRLLPLGVATRKRSAALPDVPTTIEAGFPDSDYTFWNAVLAPARTPRWIVDKLYAETTKVLKIQAVQDKLKPLGVEPMPLAPKEFDAMIAQEIKTNIALAKQAGLKLN; translated from the coding sequence GTGAACTCGCGTCGCACGTTTCTCAAGCTCGGCGGAGCCGCTCTCGCATCGACCGCACTGCCCGCAGTCGGCGCGACACAGGCATGGCCCGCGCGTCCGGTCCGGGTGATCATTCCTTTCGGCGCGGGCTCGACGATCGACATCCTGGGGCGCGTCGTCTGCGAGCAGCTCAGCGTGGCGCTCGGCCAGCCTTTCGTCGTCGACAATCGCGGCGGCGCGGGAGGAACGATCGGGACCGCGGTGGTCGCCAAAGCCGAGCCCGACGGCCACACCATCCTCATCAACGCGTCGGCCCACACGGTCGCGCCGGCGGCTTACGCTCACCTGCCGTACGATCCGCAGCGCGACATCGCGGCAGTGGCGATGATCGGCGTCGTGCCGAACGTCGTCGTGGTCGCGCCTTCGAAAGGCATCAAGACGCTCAGGCAGCTCGCCGACGCCGCGAAGAAAGGCAACATGTCGTACGCGTCCGCGGGCGTGGCGAGCGCCAGCCACTGGGGCGCCGAGCGCTTCCGCCTGAGCGCCGGTTTCACCGGGACCCACGTACCGTTCAAGGGCGGTATCGAAGCGCTCACCGACGTGATGGCCGGGCGGGTCGACTGGATGAGCAACGGCGTGTCCTCGGCGATGCAGTTCATCCAGCAGGGCCGGCTGCTGCCGCTGGGGGTCGCGACGCGCAAACGCTCGGCGGCGCTGCCCGACGTTCCGACGACGATCGAAGCGGGTTTCCCCGACAGCGACTACACGTTCTGGAACGCGGTGCTCGCGCCGGCCAGGACGCCGCGATGGATCGTCGACAAGCTGTACGCCGAGACGACGAAGGTGCTGAAGATCCAGGCGGTGCAGGACAAGCTCAAGCCGCTCGGGGTCGAGCCGATGCCGCTCGCGCCGAAGGAGTTCGACGCGATGATCGCGCAGGAGATCAAGACCAACATCGCGCTGGCGAAGCAGGCGGGATTGAAGCTGAACTGA
- a CDS encoding P-loop NTPase fold protein, with product MPTAPASEGAVDRRSDHPHAYRPERVALARRVAALIGSYRGREALVVGIEGAWGAGKVEFTGLVLKALDEIGFAVVLPFNPWSVSEQRELMSEFVAALAAALTPGESAVAPHQAQSYGARLRETAARSLRLSAQQPDTVRVAYDRERNSPHEARGPIHDKLANLPGRLVVVMDDVDRIDEQQTRIVMKLVRIAASLPNLVFLLSYDRKRVAACLQEDDRPGDDTLKALVHIAFTLPEPSRQELDHVLFARLRETVSRIHGDSRVPDDDERWRDLVYAALPPLFCTIADIGGYTASLRYAFGLAGEDAIDTIDFIGIEAIRYFAPRVYAVMAANRTLFTSSASGDEASERRARYEDLLRAAPEDVRAAIDGVCRCLFPALTGVAVETGAARVASAASFPGYFRLGVPEPLVSESEVLFLRRRFGSAAAVTGLLREYLDDGRLAPLLLQLVNRSAIVSESDAKALLLGLWALEDDIERGDAGDVHVFALQLARNLVRDSVKAERREAFLAELAEATGARRFPEALVRALEQQPLQGAS from the coding sequence ATGCCGACAGCGCCGGCGAGCGAAGGCGCGGTGGATCGCCGCAGCGATCATCCGCACGCCTATCGTCCCGAGCGCGTGGCGCTCGCACGGCGCGTCGCTGCGCTGATCGGCAGCTACCGCGGCCGCGAAGCGCTCGTGGTCGGCATCGAAGGCGCGTGGGGGGCGGGCAAGGTCGAGTTCACCGGGCTCGTGCTGAAGGCGCTCGACGAGATCGGCTTTGCTGTCGTGCTGCCTTTCAACCCGTGGAGCGTATCCGAGCAGCGCGAGCTCATGTCCGAGTTCGTCGCGGCGCTCGCCGCGGCGCTCACGCCCGGCGAAAGCGCGGTGGCGCCGCACCAGGCGCAGTCGTACGGAGCGAGGCTGAGAGAGACCGCGGCGCGTTCATTGCGCCTCTCGGCGCAGCAACCCGATACGGTGCGCGTCGCCTACGATCGCGAGCGCAACAGCCCGCACGAAGCGCGCGGCCCCATCCACGACAAGCTCGCGAACCTGCCCGGCCGGCTCGTGGTCGTGATGGACGACGTCGACCGCATCGACGAGCAGCAGACCCGCATCGTGATGAAGCTCGTCAGGATCGCGGCGAGCCTGCCCAATCTCGTGTTCCTGTTGAGCTACGACAGGAAGCGCGTCGCCGCGTGCCTGCAGGAAGACGACAGGCCCGGCGACGACACGCTCAAGGCGCTCGTGCACATCGCGTTCACGCTGCCCGAGCCGAGCCGGCAGGAGCTCGATCACGTGCTGTTCGCGCGCCTGCGCGAGACGGTGTCGCGCATCCACGGAGACTCGCGCGTGCCGGACGACGACGAGCGGTGGCGCGATCTCGTCTATGCCGCGCTGCCGCCGCTCTTCTGCACCATCGCCGACATCGGCGGCTACACCGCTTCGCTGCGCTACGCGTTCGGTCTCGCGGGCGAGGATGCGATCGACACGATCGACTTCATCGGGATCGAAGCGATCCGCTATTTCGCGCCGCGCGTGTACGCGGTGATGGCGGCGAACCGCACGCTCTTCACCTCGAGCGCGAGCGGCGACGAAGCGTCCGAGCGGCGCGCGCGTTACGAAGACCTGCTGAGGGCCGCGCCCGAAGACGTGCGAGCGGCGATCGACGGCGTGTGCCGCTGCCTGTTCCCGGCATTGACCGGCGTTGCGGTCGAAACGGGCGCTGCGCGTGTGGCGTCGGCGGCGTCGTTCCCAGGCTATTTCCGGCTCGGTGTGCCCGAACCCCTCGTATCCGAGAGCGAGGTGCTGTTCCTGCGCCGGCGCTTCGGCAGCGCCGCCGCGGTGACCGGGCTGCTGCGCGAGTATCTCGACGACGGGCGGCTCGCGCCCTTGCTCCTGCAGCTCGTCAACCGCTCGGCGATCGTTTCGGAAAGCGACGCGAAAGCGCTGCTGCTGGGATTATGGGCGCTCGAAGACGACATCGAGCGCGGTGACGCCGGCGACGTCCACGTGTTCGCGCTGCAGCTCGCGCGCAACCTCGTGCGCGATTCGGTGAAAGCGGAGCGCCGCGAAGCCTTCCTCGCCGAGCTCGCCGAAGCGACGGGCGCGCGCCGCTTCCCGGAGGCGCTCGTCCGCGCACTCGAGCAACAGCCGTTGCAGGGTGCGTCGTAA
- a CDS encoding tripartite tricarboxylate transporter substrate binding protein, whose product MKSKLILGCCALAAANLALAQNYPTRPVRMIVPFPPGGGNDILARAVGNRFTEVIGQQVVVDNRGGAGGLIGAQTAATAAPDGYTLFLGSVGNLAQIPSLRRDLPYHPLRDFAPVSLLATSAFVLAVHPGVAAKNVKELIALAKAKPGELNYASAGPGSSLHMAAELFKYATATDIVHVPYKGANAALTDLMTGRVQMIFSTMPPVLPHVKSGKLRGLAVTTAKRAAAAPDLPTVAESGVANFEVSNWQGVMVPIKTPKPLVQKLNSDFQKTLKLPGMTDTLAAQGLEPAGGTPEAFGALIKREIAKYTEVVKAAKIQVD is encoded by the coding sequence ATGAAATCGAAACTGATCCTCGGCTGCTGCGCGCTCGCGGCCGCCAACCTCGCTCTCGCTCAAAACTATCCCACCCGACCCGTGCGCATGATCGTGCCGTTCCCGCCCGGAGGCGGTAACGACATCCTCGCGCGCGCTGTCGGCAACCGTTTCACCGAAGTCATCGGCCAGCAGGTCGTCGTCGACAACCGCGGCGGCGCGGGCGGCCTGATCGGCGCCCAAACCGCGGCCACCGCGGCGCCGGACGGCTACACGCTGTTCCTCGGCAGCGTCGGCAATCTCGCGCAGATCCCGTCGCTGCGGCGCGACCTGCCGTACCACCCGCTCAGGGATTTCGCGCCGGTGAGCCTGCTCGCGACGTCGGCGTTCGTGCTCGCGGTGCACCCCGGAGTCGCGGCGAAGAACGTGAAAGAGCTGATCGCGCTCGCCAAAGCGAAGCCCGGCGAGCTCAATTACGCCTCGGCCGGTCCGGGCTCTTCGCTGCACATGGCGGCCGAGCTCTTCAAGTACGCCACCGCCACCGATATCGTCCACGTGCCGTACAAAGGCGCGAATGCCGCGCTGACCGATCTCATGACCGGCCGCGTGCAGATGATCTTCAGCACCATGCCGCCGGTGCTGCCTCACGTGAAGAGCGGCAAGCTGAGAGGGCTCGCGGTCACCACCGCGAAGCGCGCGGCCGCCGCGCCCGACCTGCCGACCGTCGCGGAATCGGGCGTCGCGAACTTCGAAGTCTCGAACTGGCAGGGCGTGATGGTGCCGATCAAGACGCCGAAGCCGCTCGTGCAGAAGCTCAACAGCGATTTCCAGAAGACGCTCAAGCTGCCCGGCATGACCGACACGCTCGCGGCGCAGGGGCTCGAGCCGGCGGGCGGCACGCCGGAAGCGTTCGGCGCGCTCATCAAGCGCGAGATCGCGAAATACACCGAGGTCGTGAAAGCTGCGAAGATACAGGTCGACTGA
- a CDS encoding peroxiredoxin has translation MSLHIGDDAPDFTAETTQGTVRFHEWIGDNWAILFSHPKDFTPVCTTELGYMAKLKPEFDKRKTRIIGLSIDPVGDHGRWAKDIEETQGTAPNYPIIGDADLKVAKLYDMIHPNAAAKVEGRTAVDNATIRSVFVIGPDKKVKLVLTYPMSCGRNFDEVLRVLDSLQTTATHNLATPVNWKPGEDLIIPPAVSDEQAKQKYPQGFKTIKPYLRTVQQPK, from the coding sequence ATGTCACTCCACATCGGCGACGACGCCCCCGATTTCACCGCAGAAACCACCCAGGGCACAGTCCGCTTCCACGAATGGATCGGCGACAACTGGGCGATCCTGTTCTCGCATCCCAAGGATTTCACGCCGGTCTGCACGACCGAGCTCGGCTACATGGCGAAGCTCAAGCCCGAGTTCGACAAGCGCAAGACCAGGATCATCGGGCTCTCGATCGACCCGGTCGGCGACCACGGCCGCTGGGCGAAGGACATCGAGGAGACCCAGGGCACCGCGCCGAACTATCCGATCATCGGCGACGCCGACCTCAAGGTCGCGAAGCTCTACGACATGATCCATCCAAACGCCGCGGCGAAAGTCGAAGGCCGCACCGCGGTCGACAACGCGACGATCCGCTCGGTGTTCGTGATCGGTCCGGACAAGAAGGTGAAGCTCGTGCTCACCTATCCGATGAGCTGCGGGCGCAACTTCGACGAGGTGCTGCGCGTGCTCGATTCGCTGCAGACGACCGCCACGCACAACCTCGCCACGCCCGTGAACTGGAAGCCCGGCGAGGACCTCATCATTCCGCCGGCCGTCAGCGACGAGCAGGCGAAGCAGAAGTATCCGCAGGGGTTCAAGACCATCAAGCCTTATCTGCGGACCGTGCAACAACCTAAGTAA